The proteins below are encoded in one region of Desulfovibrio sp.:
- the fliJ gene encoding flagellar export protein FliJ, which yields MPRAFRFNLQKVLDYRSQLEDQAKLALTKAQQAHQQQITLIAEINRNLVEHLESMAHATDLTAADIWLSRNYANRLAGDLFQARQREAQLAQDVQTRRLELVEKAKERKLLEKLKETQAIRHEREENRKEQAEFDEMATLRYQAPAF from the coding sequence ATGCCCAGAGCGTTCCGCTTCAACCTGCAGAAGGTTCTCGACTACCGGTCCCAGCTGGAAGACCAGGCCAAGCTCGCCCTGACCAAGGCCCAGCAGGCGCACCAGCAGCAGATTACACTGATAGCGGAGATCAACCGGAATCTGGTGGAGCACCTGGAAAGCATGGCTCACGCCACTGATCTGACAGCGGCCGACATCTGGCTGAGCCGCAATTATGCCAACAGGCTAGCGGGTGATCTGTTCCAAGCCCGACAGAGGGAGGCCCAACTGGCCCAGGATGTGCAAACGCGTAGGCTGGAGCTGGTGGAGAAGGCCAAGGAACGCAAGCTCTTAGAAAAACTCAAGGAAACACAGGCCATACGTCATGAACGAGAAGAGAACCGCAAGGAACAGGCTGAATTCGACGAAATGGCAACACTTCGCTACCAGGCTCCGGCTTTCTAA
- the truA gene encoding tRNA pseudouridine(38-40) synthase TruA, with translation MKDTVRLKITLAYQGTDFAGWQIQAKGRGRSVQACLEEALTELAGTFVRAHGASRTDSGVHALHQVAHADVPASRAHLPWHRALNAILPRDITVIQVEKVSRDFHARISASSKTYTYCLWHENTFLLPQRRPFVWAVGPLDIEAMEEASQEFVGTHDFAAFQNTGTHVKGTIRTVDSIFLRERPSPEETLWAVTGEGFLKQMVRNIMGCLVEVGRGKANAQTIRSLLSTKDRTLAPATAPASGLCLEKMEFGAREQRPGKTGPDRGPSGNRPGKEELGGAGGIGQD, from the coding sequence ATGAAAGACACCGTCCGTCTGAAAATCACCCTGGCCTACCAGGGAACGGACTTTGCCGGCTGGCAGATACAGGCCAAGGGTCGCGGCCGCAGCGTCCAGGCCTGCCTGGAAGAGGCTTTAACCGAACTGGCTGGGACCTTCGTACGCGCCCATGGAGCCTCGCGCACCGACTCCGGGGTTCACGCGCTCCATCAGGTGGCCCACGCGGACGTACCGGCTTCCCGGGCCCACCTTCCCTGGCACCGGGCCTTGAACGCCATCCTCCCCCGAGACATCACCGTTATCCAGGTGGAAAAGGTGTCCCGCGATTTCCACGCCCGCATCTCAGCCTCATCCAAGACATACACATACTGTCTCTGGCACGAGAACACCTTTCTGCTACCGCAGCGCCGGCCGTTCGTCTGGGCCGTGGGTCCGCTCGACATTGAAGCCATGGAGGAAGCGTCCCAGGAATTCGTGGGGACTCATGATTTCGCAGCTTTTCAGAACACCGGGACTCACGTGAAAGGGACGATACGCACCGTGGACTCCATCTTCCTGCGCGAACGTCCCTCTCCTGAGGAAACTCTCTGGGCGGTTACCGGCGAGGGGTTCCTCAAGCAGATGGTGCGCAATATCATGGGCTGCCTGGTGGAGGTGGGCAGGGGTAAAGCAAATGCCCAAACCATCCGATCACTCCTTTCGACGAAGGACAGGACCCTTGCTCCGGCAACCGCGCCGGCAAGCGGACTGTGCCTCGAAAAGATGGAGTTCGGCGCGCGTGAGCAACGACCCGGTAAAACCGGTCCAGACCGAGGGCCTTCAGGCAACCGTCCAGGCAAAGAGGAACTGGGCGGCGCAGGAGGTATTGGGCAGGACTGA
- a CDS encoding 4Fe-4S binding protein, producing MKKTMMILVVVLGGLIPAAHAHRWYGLPEALAWLVPVVVLFATGRDFVRRLSQAVMVAGALVTLNSMLFFIKLRMSMGTPWLRLAVILSLAAMVPVLAAWVMQNPFFTRMSVRKKERESLTSLVKPDSSGAPGAIMGDENKQLVVLGVAGPASPWPAVAACTLTFLSLAMVQMKVPTPMLMAERFVPGAGWLEASLLAVYAGFATEAMLQSRQSSRVRRFIWGLFSFVFFAQLALGLAGFGHFLMSGTLHLPVPALIVAGPLFRGGEGLFMPILFGITVCLVGPAWCSHLCYIGAWDSWMSRAKKRPGALPGWVRPARMALAGLIFVSAWLMGRIGVPGMDAALLAAGFGLAGVVIMVLLSRKHGVMTHCTGYCPMGLVAGLLGKVSPWRLRIKEGCAGCATCALACRYDALRPEDLAARRPGVSCSLCGDCLESCPKGEMEFSFLGQSGPGIRAAFIVLAVSLHAVFLGVARL from the coding sequence ATGAAGAAAACGATGATGATCCTGGTGGTTGTTCTGGGGGGGCTTATCCCGGCAGCCCATGCCCACCGATGGTACGGGCTGCCGGAAGCTCTGGCCTGGCTCGTCCCCGTGGTGGTTCTCTTTGCCACGGGTCGTGACTTCGTGCGCCGCCTGAGCCAGGCGGTGATGGTTGCCGGGGCTCTCGTGACGCTCAATTCAATGCTTTTTTTCATCAAGCTGCGAATGTCCATGGGGACGCCCTGGCTTCGTCTGGCTGTGATCTTGAGTCTGGCCGCCATGGTGCCTGTCCTTGCGGCTTGGGTCATGCAAAATCCGTTTTTCACGAGAATGAGCGTTCGCAAAAAAGAGCGTGAGTCGCTCACCTCGCTGGTGAAGCCGGACTCCAGTGGGGCGCCAGGTGCGATCATGGGAGATGAGAACAAACAGCTGGTGGTTCTGGGAGTGGCCGGTCCGGCCTCGCCCTGGCCCGCGGTGGCAGCATGTACCTTGACCTTTCTGAGTTTGGCCATGGTCCAGATGAAAGTACCCACACCCATGCTCATGGCTGAGCGTTTTGTTCCCGGAGCCGGCTGGCTTGAGGCTTCGTTGCTGGCCGTCTATGCGGGGTTTGCCACTGAGGCCATGCTGCAATCCAGACAATCCTCCCGGGTGCGCCGTTTTATCTGGGGGCTTTTCTCTTTTGTCTTTTTCGCACAACTGGCACTGGGCTTGGCCGGGTTCGGACATTTTCTCATGAGTGGAACGTTACACCTACCAGTTCCTGCGCTCATTGTGGCAGGGCCGCTCTTCAGAGGGGGAGAAGGGCTTTTCATGCCCATTCTTTTCGGCATCACAGTGTGCCTCGTAGGGCCGGCCTGGTGCAGCCATTTGTGCTACATTGGGGCCTGGGACTCATGGATGTCGCGAGCAAAAAAGCGACCGGGAGCATTGCCCGGCTGGGTGCGTCCTGCGCGCATGGCTCTGGCTGGGCTGATTTTTGTCTCGGCCTGGCTCATGGGGCGCATTGGCGTGCCGGGGATGGATGCGGCCTTGTTGGCTGCAGGGTTCGGCCTCGCCGGAGTGGTGATCATGGTTCTGCTGTCCCGAAAGCACGGGGTCATGACTCATTGCACCGGGTATTGTCCTATGGGCTTGGTTGCGGGTCTTCTCGGGAAGGTCTCACCCTGGCGCCTGCGCATCAAGGAGGGGTGCGCTGGTTGCGCAACGTGCGCCCTGGCTTGCCGGTACGACGCCTTGCGCCCGGAGGACCTGGCCGCGCGCAGGCCCGGGGTGTCCTGCTCCCTGTGCGGCGATTGCCTTGAGAGCTGTCCCAAAGGGGAAATGGAGTTCTCATTTCTGGGCCAGAGCGGTCCAGGAATCCGGGCGGCGTTCATCGTGCTGGCGGTGAGCCTGCACGCGGTGTTTCTCGGGGTGGCAAGGCTTTGA
- a CDS encoding Crp/Fnr family transcriptional regulator translates to MKQKPSSTQTILATVPLFSSLSTPQLATLENNSAVLKVEKGQIIFFEGVDAKGLYVLLSGQVKIYKSSPEGKEQILHVLGPGEPFAEVPMFQGSKFPANAMAIQPSSVLYIEKSVLTRLMERDAGLAMAMLAALSQRLRQMSTMIGQLTLREVPARLAAYLLHQASEKEADTFMLDMSKGHLAGFLGATREALSRALAKLEDQGFISMDNRTITITDRDRLEDLSEGDTKLK, encoded by the coding sequence ATGAAGCAAAAACCCAGTTCAACCCAGACCATCCTGGCCACGGTACCGCTTTTTTCGAGTCTGAGTACTCCACAGCTGGCTACTCTCGAAAACAACTCCGCGGTTCTCAAAGTCGAAAAGGGGCAGATCATTTTCTTCGAAGGGGTCGATGCCAAGGGTCTTTACGTGCTTCTTTCCGGTCAGGTGAAAATCTACAAATCATCACCTGAGGGCAAAGAGCAGATACTTCATGTTCTTGGTCCGGGAGAGCCCTTCGCGGAAGTACCCATGTTCCAGGGGTCAAAATTCCCGGCCAATGCCATGGCCATCCAGCCCAGTAGTGTTTTGTATATCGAGAAATCGGTACTTACCCGCCTGATGGAGCGCGATGCGGGTCTGGCCATGGCCATGCTGGCCGCGCTTTCACAGCGCCTGCGGCAGATGTCCACCATGATCGGCCAGCTCACTCTGCGTGAGGTACCGGCTCGTTTAGCTGCCTATCTGTTGCATCAGGCCTCGGAGAAGGAGGCCGACACGTTCATGCTGGATATGAGCAAGGGCCATCTGGCCGGTTTTCTGGGTGCTACGCGCGAAGCCCTTTCCAGGGCTCTGGCCAAACTGGAAGACCAGGGGTTCATCTCCATGGACAACCGGACCATCACCATCACCGACCGCGACCGCCTCGAGGACTTGTCCGAGGGCGACACCAAGCTCAAATAG